A part of Elusimicrobiota bacterium genomic DNA contains:
- the hydA gene encoding dihydropyrimidinase — translation MAAGKPFDLVIRNATVQSACDSFVADIAVADGRIAAVGEALGPAREALESRGLIAVPGGVDAHTHLDMPYPGGTTADDFETGTRAALCGGTTTIIDFATQTPGRSLLAALDQWQAKAAGRAWADYAFHMAITDLSARASREMGRLVREGVTSFKLYMAYPGVLMSDDGAILRALQRSNELGALVSLHCENGAAIAELVRQARAEGRTAARFHALTRPPALEAEAVRRAAALAETAGAPVYIVHLSSAPGLDEVRRGRARGTAILAETCPQYLYLDSREYERPGPAAARFVISPPLRSREHGEALWQGLAAGEFQAVATDHCSFAMRSRPDRPGKDRGAKDFSLIPSGAPGVETRLPLMWEAVQKGRISAARFVELTATGPAKVFGLYPRKGHLGPGADADIVLIDPKHRTTIAAADLHHAVDYTPFAGIAVHGAVREVFLRGQRMVSRGRLLGRPGCGRYLPRSQRQFCL, via the coding sequence ATGGCCGCCGGCAAGCCCTTCGACCTCGTCATCCGCAACGCCACCGTCCAGAGCGCCTGCGACAGCTTCGTGGCGGACATCGCCGTGGCCGACGGCCGCATCGCGGCCGTGGGCGAGGCCCTGGGGCCGGCCCGCGAGGCCCTGGAGTCCCGCGGCCTGATCGCGGTGCCGGGCGGCGTGGACGCCCACACCCATCTCGACATGCCCTATCCCGGCGGGACCACGGCTGATGACTTCGAGACCGGGACCCGGGCGGCCCTCTGCGGAGGCACCACCACGATCATCGACTTCGCGACCCAGACCCCGGGCCGCAGCCTCCTGGCCGCGCTGGACCAGTGGCAGGCCAAGGCCGCGGGCCGAGCTTGGGCCGACTACGCCTTCCACATGGCGATCACCGACCTCTCGGCGCGCGCCAGCCGCGAGATGGGCCGGCTGGTGCGCGAGGGCGTGACCAGCTTCAAGCTCTACATGGCCTATCCCGGGGTCCTCATGAGCGACGATGGAGCGATCTTAAGAGCGCTCCAGCGCTCCAACGAGCTCGGGGCTTTGGTGAGCCTGCACTGCGAGAACGGCGCGGCCATCGCGGAGCTCGTGCGGCAAGCCCGCGCCGAAGGCCGCACCGCGGCCCGCTTCCACGCCCTGACCCGCCCCCCGGCCCTGGAGGCGGAGGCCGTGCGGCGCGCCGCGGCGCTGGCCGAGACGGCCGGAGCCCCGGTCTACATCGTGCACCTCTCGTCCGCGCCCGGGCTCGATGAGGTGCGCCGCGGCCGGGCCCGCGGCACGGCGATCCTGGCTGAGACCTGTCCGCAGTACCTCTACCTCGACTCGCGCGAATACGAGCGGCCGGGCCCGGCCGCCGCGCGCTTCGTCATCTCGCCGCCCCTGCGCTCCCGGGAGCACGGCGAGGCGCTCTGGCAGGGCCTGGCCGCAGGCGAGTTCCAAGCCGTGGCCACCGACCACTGCTCCTTCGCGATGCGCTCGCGGCCGGACCGGCCCGGCAAGGACCGCGGGGCCAAGGACTTCTCCCTCATCCCGAGCGGCGCTCCGGGCGTGGAGACGCGCCTGCCCCTCATGTGGGAAGCCGTGCAGAAGGGCCGCATCTCGGCCGCCCGATTCGTGGAGCTCACGGCCACGGGACCGGCCAAGGTCTTCGGCCTCTATCCCCGCAAAGGCCATCTGGGACCCGGCGCCGACGCGGACATCGTGCTCATCGACCCCAAGCACCGCACGACCATCGCCGCGGCCGACCTGCACCACGCCGTGGACTACACGCCCTTCGCAGGCATCGCCGTGCACGGCGCCGTCCGGGAGGTGTTCCTGCGCGGCCAGCGCATGGTCTCCCGCGGCCGGCTGCTGGGCCGGCCCGGCTGCGGCCGCTACCTCCCGCGCAGCCAGCGGCAGTTCTGCCTGTGA
- a CDS encoding type II secretion system F family protein codes for MISDEGLLDFCRALADAVRSGLPLGEALEILAKSSSQGRALRGAAKLTAGGRPLHEALQAQKIFPPVFIALVRAGEESGKVDEFLDRFADCLEVRVDFRRRLQRAFMYPAFTVLLAAGVFLFLSLKAVPMIIEPLLSAGVAPPRALWLQSLSEYLSEHWQVILVLLIAAGLALRALARSGPARKLWALAGHWLPVFRFAAVHSRLHQICTTMGLLLKAGIPFGTMMDVLGQFFQDDSVTRRHFSRASALLSKGGTFCESVGGCLPPDDRRSLEIAEKSGRLDEALIRLGKTHYDLHSHRMKLLATGFKISATVALAPLCFGLIMALLWPVLSSLSAVKGFIADPRSFGSAPAGDREPSLSGVQGRSGAGSHGGKGSGWSRFNESRAKEIVDFMYKHAPSRGGAGGGEWKKPKLGPMPPMKGVQLRKIQPTSVQSSDFSGSGKFRN; via the coding sequence ATGATTTCCGATGAAGGCCTGCTGGATTTCTGCCGCGCCCTGGCCGACGCCGTGCGCAGCGGCCTGCCTTTGGGCGAGGCTCTCGAGATCCTGGCCAAGTCCTCAAGCCAAGGCCGGGCGCTGAGGGGCGCGGCGAAGCTGACAGCTGGCGGCCGTCCGCTCCACGAGGCGCTCCAGGCGCAGAAGATCTTCCCCCCGGTCTTCATCGCTTTGGTCCGGGCCGGCGAGGAGAGCGGCAAGGTCGACGAGTTCCTCGACCGCTTCGCCGACTGCCTCGAGGTCCGCGTCGATTTCCGCAGGCGGCTGCAGCGCGCCTTCATGTATCCGGCCTTCACGGTTCTCCTGGCCGCGGGGGTGTTCCTGTTCCTTTCCCTCAAGGCCGTTCCCATGATAATCGAGCCGCTGCTCAGCGCCGGCGTCGCGCCGCCCCGGGCTCTTTGGCTGCAGAGCCTCAGCGAGTATCTCTCCGAGCACTGGCAGGTGATCCTGGTCTTGCTCATCGCGGCGGGTCTGGCGCTGCGGGCGCTGGCGCGCTCAGGTCCCGCGCGCAAGCTGTGGGCCTTGGCCGGGCACTGGCTGCCGGTGTTCAGGTTCGCGGCCGTTCATTCCCGGCTCCACCAGATCTGCACCACCATGGGCCTCCTGCTCAAGGCGGGGATCCCTTTCGGCACGATGATGGACGTGCTGGGCCAGTTCTTCCAGGACGATTCCGTGACCCGCCGCCATTTCTCGCGGGCGTCGGCGCTGCTGTCCAAAGGCGGCACCTTCTGCGAGAGCGTGGGCGGCTGCCTGCCTCCGGATGACCGACGCAGCCTGGAGATCGCGGAGAAGTCGGGGCGGCTCGACGAAGCGCTGATCCGGCTGGGCAAGACTCATTACGACCTGCATTCGCATCGGATGAAGCTGCTGGCCACGGGCTTCAAGATATCGGCCACGGTCGCCTTGGCGCCGCTGTGCTTCGGGCTCATCATGGCTCTGCTCTGGCCGGTCTTGTCCTCCTTGAGCGCAGTGAAAGGATTCATCGCGGACCCACGCTCCTTCGGCTCAGCCCCGGCTGGCGACCGGGAGCCGTCGCTGAGCGGCGTGCAGGGGCGGTCGGGCGCAGGCTCCCACGGCGGCAAGGGCTCCGGTTGGTCGCGTTTCAACGAATCGCGGGCCAAGGAGATCGTGGACTTCATGTACAAGCATGCGCCGAGCCGCGGCGGCGCGGGCGGCGGCGAGTGGAAGAAGCCCAAGCTGGGACCGATGCCCCCGATGAAGGGCGTCCAGTTGCGGAAGATACAGCCCACTTCCGTCCAGTCGAGCGATTTCAGCGGGTCAGGGAAATTCCGGAACTAG
- a CDS encoding saccharopine dehydrogenase NADP-binding domain-containing protein has translation MQIAVLGAFGLMAEAALHDLAANPKVERVLAADLSLDRARAVLAKIPQRRKIRTIRVDITDTNGAARALRGSQALLNCVWYEHNLKAMDLALALKAHYVDLGGLFHMTLRQLARDRQFRRAGLRAVLGCGSTPGITNMMVSRMAPSFEAIETVAIYDASHDPSLSEEAFLPPFSIRTMLEEYAAPAPVLLDGRMRAVPAHSGPEELDFPEPLGRCSAVTVIHSETATLPGHLKGTGVQNLHFKIVYPEVVRRQLTFLMGMGLDKDAPIAVDGQRISPRQFVTALAHQSATAPAGTPADFEVMRVKISGARHRRPLVKTWDCEMRATRLLTAGAMGVGFTGAVAAEMLVLGHTTAPSGVAAPEGLLVSDVFFKELVRRKVFNFKETIAHPLLM, from the coding sequence ATGCAGATAGCGGTGCTGGGCGCCTTCGGCCTCATGGCCGAGGCCGCGCTCCATGATCTGGCGGCCAACCCGAAGGTGGAACGCGTCCTGGCCGCGGACTTGAGCCTCGACCGGGCGCGGGCGGTCCTGGCCAAGATTCCCCAGCGCCGCAAGATCCGCACCATCCGGGTGGACATAACCGACACCAACGGCGCCGCCAGGGCCCTGCGCGGCAGCCAGGCCCTGCTCAACTGCGTCTGGTATGAGCACAACCTCAAGGCCATGGACCTGGCCTTGGCCCTCAAAGCCCATTACGTGGACCTGGGCGGCCTCTTCCACATGACCCTGCGCCAGCTCGCGCGCGATCGCCAGTTCCGGCGCGCGGGCCTGCGCGCGGTGCTGGGCTGCGGCTCCACGCCGGGCATCACCAACATGATGGTCTCGCGCATGGCGCCCTCCTTCGAGGCCATCGAGACCGTAGCCATCTACGACGCCAGCCACGACCCGTCCTTGAGCGAGGAGGCCTTCCTGCCGCCCTTCTCCATCAGGACCATGCTAGAAGAGTACGCGGCGCCGGCCCCGGTCCTCCTGGACGGGCGCATGCGCGCCGTGCCGGCGCACTCCGGGCCCGAAGAGCTCGATTTCCCCGAGCCTCTGGGCCGTTGCTCGGCCGTGACCGTGATCCATTCGGAGACCGCGACCTTGCCCGGTCATCTCAAGGGCACCGGCGTGCAGAACCTCCATTTCAAGATCGTCTATCCCGAGGTGGTCCGGCGCCAGCTCACCTTCCTGATGGGAATGGGCCTGGACAAGGACGCGCCCATCGCCGTTGATGGCCAACGCATATCGCCGCGGCAGTTCGTCACCGCGCTGGCCCATCAGAGCGCGACCGCGCCAGCGGGCACGCCCGCCGACTTCGAGGTCATGCGGGTCAAGATATCGGGCGCGCGCCACCGCCGGCCCCTGGTCAAGACCTGGGACTGCGAGATGCGGGCCACGCGCCTGCTCACCGCCGGCGCCATGGGCGTGGGATTCACAGGCGCGGTGGCGGCCGAGATGCTCGTGCTGGGTCACACCACGGCCCCGTCCGGGGTGGCCGCGCCCGAGGGACTGCTCGTTTCAGACGTATTCTTCAAGGAGCTTGTGCGGCGCAAGGTGTTCAATTTCAAGGAGACCATCGCGCACCCGTTGCTCATGTAG